Part of the Desulfonatronovibrio magnus genome is shown below.
CCTGTCCATCATGTCCACAACAATCCCGGACATGGTGATTACAGACTTGAGATTGCCCGGCATGGACGGACTGGATCTGCTGCAGGTTGCTCAGCGTGATTTCGCGGACAATCTTCCTGATTTTTTAATCATAACTGCTTTTGGCACCATATCCAAAGCTGTGGAATGCCTCAAGGCAGGAGCTGAAGACTTTCTGACCAAGCCCTTAGATCTGGATCACTTCATAATCACTGTCAACCGCATTATGCGTCATCGAAACTTGAAAGCCCAGGTCAGCATGATCAAAAACATGCTTGATGATGACGGATTTCATGGCATTTTCGGCAAAAGCAGGAGTATGCGTCTTCTTTTTGATCAAATAAAGAGAGTGGCTGGTGCAGAAGGTCCGGTTCTGATAGTTGGAGAGTCAGGAACCGGCAAAGAGCTGGTTGCCAGGGCACTGCATAAGGAGAGTAATTTCAGCTCAGGTCCTTTCCTCGCAGTAAATTGTGCTGGTGTTCCTGAACACCTTCTGGAAAGCGAATTTTTTGGTCACCAGGCAGGAGCTTTTACCGGTGCCAACAAATCCAGATCCGGACTTTTTGCAGAAGCTCAAAACGGAACCCTGCTTCTGGATGAAATCTCTGAAATGCCCATTGTTTTACAGGCCAAGCTTTTGCGCACCCTGCAGGATGGCAAGATTCGCCCTGTAGGTGCAAACCAGGAACAAGAAACCAATGTTCGCATTCTTGCTGCCACCAACCGCGACCTGGAAAAAGAAATTGAAGAAGGCAAGTTCAGAGAGGATCTTTTCTTTCGTCTGGAGACCTTTACCCTGCGAGTCCCGCCTTTACGTGAGCGCGGCGAAGATCTTGCACTGCTTGCGGGCAAATTTCTGCAGACGTTTCAGGTCAAAACAGGCAAAAGTATAAAAGGTTTTGATGAAAAAGCTTTGAGTATGCTTGAAAAATACAACTACCCGGGTAATGTTCGGGAATTAAAAAATGCGGTGGAACGATCTGTAACTTTTTGTGACGGTCACATGATCAAGCCGGAACATTTGCCTGCCAGAATCAGGGAAGCCCATGTCCAGGCCAGCACATCACTACCGCAGCACGGCTTTATTCCGGTAAGTGAAGACGCCCCCCTGATGACTCTGGATCAAGTAGAACGACAATACATTGAACA
Proteins encoded:
- a CDS encoding sigma-54-dependent transcriptional regulator yields the protein MHTDNQQANVLIVEDDKELGTLLMEEVRDYGMDCQWTGNAEEALSIMSTTIPDMVITDLRLPGMDGLDLLQVAQRDFADNLPDFLIITAFGTISKAVECLKAGAEDFLTKPLDLDHFIITVNRIMRHRNLKAQVSMIKNMLDDDGFHGIFGKSRSMRLLFDQIKRVAGAEGPVLIVGESGTGKELVARALHKESNFSSGPFLAVNCAGVPEHLLESEFFGHQAGAFTGANKSRSGLFAEAQNGTLLLDEISEMPIVLQAKLLRTLQDGKIRPVGANQEQETNVRILAATNRDLEKEIEEGKFREDLFFRLETFTLRVPPLRERGEDLALLAGKFLQTFQVKTGKSIKGFDEKALSMLEKYNYPGNVRELKNAVERSVTFCDGHMIKPEHLPARIREAHVQASTSLPQHGFIPVSEDAPLMTLDQVERQYIEHVLSSVDGNKRKAASILGIGRRTLYRKLEQT